In the Euphorbia lathyris chromosome 5, ddEupLath1.1, whole genome shotgun sequence genome, one interval contains:
- the LOC136228580 gene encoding uncharacterized protein — protein sequence MKLKKGKVYPSSPPPPSPPPPPPSDGDVFSVLKLLPATILTLASILSLEDKEVLAYMITRSLKTTTNPQNPNSSSSTSSASSPQTPKKKSSKKLSNSNPTSKNQIFTNSTHKVPIFDCDCFDCYTSYWFRWDSSPNRELIHQAIEAFEDHLTNGEQSKKQQRGNKRRDKSGRRPVVDVPEMEVSPEIDGGSPEKVADDDAEKNEETVSVVEVVPAVEIEDVVRSPVTVPAPAGVGNHKGLARKVLPDVLGILNSRLWSLWRPNV from the coding sequence ATGAAGTTAAAGAAAGGTAAAGTTTACCCTTCTTCTCCTCCACCACCTTCTCCGCCGCCGCCTCCTCCTTCCGATGGAGATGTTTTCTCTGTACTCAAGCTTCTTCCGGCCACCATTCTCACTCTAGCTTCTATTCTCTCTCTAGAAGATAAAGAAGTTCTTGCTTACATGATTACCCGCTCTCTCAAAACCACCACTAACCCCCAAAACCCCAATTCCTCCTCCTCCACTTCCTCCGCTTCTTCCCCTCAAAcccccaaaaaaaaatcatccaaaaaGCTCTCAAATTCAAATCCCACTTCTAAAAATCAAATCTTTACCAATTCCACCCATAAAGTTCCAATCTTTGACTGTGATTGCTTCGATTGCTACACCAGTTACTGGTTCCGGTGGGACTCATCGCCGAACAGGGAACTAATCCATCAAGCCATTGAAGCTTTTGAAGATCACTTGACCAACGGCGAACAGTCAAAGAAGCAACAAAGGGGTAACAAGAGAAGAGATAAATCGGGTCGCCGGCCGGTAGTTGATGTTCCCGAAATGGAGGTTTCGCCGGAGATTGATGGGGGTTCGCCGGAAAAAGTGGCTGATGATGATGcggagaaaaatgaagaaacagTGAGTGTTGTGGAGGTTGTACCAGCTGTGGAGATTGAGGATGTTGTTAGGTCGCCGGTGACGGTGCCGGCGCCGGCGGGTGTTGGTAATCATAAGGGGTTGGCGAGGAAGGTGTTACCGGACGTGTTGGGGATATTGAATTCGCGTTTATGGAGTCTTTGGCGTCCAAATGTGTAG